GATTGTGATGGTGTTATTTGCCCAAGCCGTATTGTTTTAAATGTTCTAGACTCTTACAAGGTTAAAATTCCTAAGCGGATTATTCCGACTGGGATTGATTTGCAACAATATGAACGCCCAGAAATCCAAGAATCTGACATTTTAGCCCTACGACAAGAGTTAGGGATTGGCAGTGATGAAACCATGCTCTTAAGTTTGTCACGTATTTCTTATGAAAAAAATATTCAAGCTCTGATACGTGCTCTTCCAGAAGTCATTTCAGAAAATCCTAAAGTTAAGTGTGTTGTTGTTGGGGATGGTCCTTATCTTGATGACCTTAAAGAGTTAGTTGCTATTTTAGATATTCAAGAATATGTGATTTTTACTGGGATGGTGGCTCAAGATAGAACAGCTTACTATTACAAGGCAGCTGATTTTCTAGTATCTGCCTCAACTAGTGAGACACAAGGCCTGACCTATACGGAGAGTTTAGCTAGTGGAACGCCCATTATCGCACATAGTAACTCTTATTTGGAAGATTTGATTGATTATCCAATGTTTGGCTATCTTTATGATGATGGTGAAGATATCAGTCAGGCTATTTTAAAGGCAATCACTGAGACGCCAGCGATGACTGAAGAGTGCCTTTCTCATAAGTTATATGAGATGTCATCGGAGCGCTTTGCCTTATCGGTCTATGAGCTTTACATTGATGCTATTATTTCAAAGAATTATCAAGTTAGTACCAGCCCATTTGCCTTGGATGGTAAGAAAAAGTACACGCATATCAAGTTAATGAGAAATACTTTCGGTGTTCCGTCAACGTTTGTTAGAACAACAGCTCAAACATCTGTTAAAGTTATGAAAACCCCAAAATTGCTCGTAGATCGTATTCGTAGTATTTCTCTTAGGGATCGTGATTGATCAAAAATAACTTTGAGCTTTCTCTTGACAAACCTGTAAAATGCAGGTATTCTAAATAACAGAAGACACGTCTGTCAGTCACCATTTTTAAGAGAGTATCCGGTTGGTGCAAGGATACAAATGGCCTGATGAGATACTACTTCTCATGATTTTATGCAAACATAAAAGGGTGGTTCCCTTATCGCCATTAGAGTTCTAGGGGCTTTTTGTCGTCTCTAGATAAACTAAGGTGGAACCACGTTACGACGTCCTTTTTGAGGGCGTCGTATTTTGTTTTTAAGAAGCTGGATCCCTTCTT
The sequence above is drawn from the Streptococcus pluranimalium genome and encodes:
- a CDS encoding glycosyltransferase family 4 protein, translated to MRVGLFTDTYFPQISGVATSIKTLKTELEKLGHEVFIFTATEKNIRVDEDPTIIRLPSVPFVAFSERRVVYSGLSSAYKIAKEHHLDIIHTQTEFSVGTFGWMIGKELGIPVVHTYHTHYEDYVHYIAKGRLIRPGMVKYFVRHFLRDCDGVICPSRIVLNVLDSYKVKIPKRIIPTGIDLQQYERPEIQESDILALRQELGIGSDETMLLSLSRISYEKNIQALIRALPEVISENPKVKCVVVGDGPYLDDLKELVAILDIQEYVIFTGMVAQDRTAYYYKAADFLVSASTSETQGLTYTESLASGTPIIAHSNSYLEDLIDYPMFGYLYDDGEDISQAILKAITETPAMTEECLSHKLYEMSSERFALSVYELYIDAIISKNYQVSTSPFALDGKKKYTHIKLMRNTFGVPSTFVRTTAQTSVKVMKTPKLLVDRIRSISLRDRD